In Balaenoptera musculus isolate JJ_BM4_2016_0621 chromosome 19, mBalMus1.pri.v3, whole genome shotgun sequence, one genomic interval encodes:
- the SDR42E1 gene encoding short-chain dehydrogenase/reductase family 42E member 1 isoform X3, producing MDGAAHGSDTEMENYSLGCALNQKGVRVILFDISSPAHAIPEGIEFIHGDIRHLSDIEKAFQDVDVACVFHIASYGMSGREQLNRNLIEEVNVAGTDNILQACRRRGVPRLVYTSTFNVIFGGQVIRNGDESLPYLPLHLHPDHYSRTKSVAEKKVLEANGTALERSDGVLRTCALRSAGIYGPGEQRHLPRIVSYIEKGLFKFVYGDPKSLVEFVHVDNLVQAHILASVALKADKGHIASGQPYFISDGRPVNNFEFFRPLVEGLGYKFPSIRLPLTLIYYFAFLTETAHFILGQLYNFQPFLTRTEVYKTGVTHYFSLEKAKKELGYEAQPFDLQEAVEWFKAHGHGRSPGRRDSECLVWDGLLVVLLVIAVLAWLPPSVILSV from the exons ATGGACGGTGCTGCCCACGGCTCAGATACTGAAATGGAGAACTACAG CCTAGGCTGTGCTCTGAACCAGAAGGGCGTCCGTGTGATTCTGTTTGACATAAGCAGCCCTGCTCACGCCATTCCAGAAGGAATCGAGTTTATACACGGAGACATCCGCCACCTCTCTGACATTGAGAAAGCCTTCCAGGATGTGGATGTCGCTTGTGTGTTCCATATTGCCTCTTACGGTATGTCAGGGCGCGAGCAACTGAATCGAAACCTGATTGAAGAAGTGAACGTGGCGGGCACAGACAACATCCTCCAGGCTTGCAGGAGGCGAGGGGTGCCAAGGTTAGTTTACACTAGCACCTTCAATGTCATCTTCGGAGGTCAAGTTATCAGAAATGGAGATGAATCTCTGCCTTACCTACCTCTTCACCTCCATCCTGATCACTACTCTCGGACCAAATCTGTTGCAGAGAAGAAGGTGCTGGAGGCCAATGGTACAGCCCTGGAAAGGAGTGATGGGGTCTTGAGAACCTGTGCTCTGAGGTCTGCTGGCATCTATGGGCCTGGAGAACAAAGGCACCTCCCCAGGATAGTAAGCTACATTGAGAAGGGCCTGTTCAAGTTTGTGTACGGAGACCCCAAGAGTCTGGTTGAATTTGTCCATGTGGATAACTTGGTGCAGGCTCACATTCTGGCTTCAGTGGCCCTGAAAGCTGACAAGGGCCACATTGCCTCTGGGCAGCCCTACTTCATCTCAGATGGCAGACCTGTGAACAACTTTGAGTTCTTCCGGCCTTTGGTTGAGGGCCTGGGCTACAAGTTCCCATCCATCCGCCTGCCCTTGACTCTCATCTACTACTTTGCTTTCCTAACCGAGACGGCCCACTTCATTCTGGGTCAACTGTACAACTTCCAGCCCTTCCTCACCCGCACCGAAGTTTACAAAACCGGCGTCACACATTACTTTAGCCTAGAGAAAGCCAAGAAGGAGCTAGGTTATGAGGCTCAGCCATTTGACCTCCAGGAAGCAGTAGAATGGTTTAAAGCCCATGGTCATGGCAGAAGTCCTGGAAGGCGTGACTCTGAGTGTCTTGTTTGGGATGGGCTGTTGGTCGTACTCTTGGTTATAGCGGTTCTTGCATGGCTGCCGCCTTCTGTGATTCTGTCAGTGTGA
- the SDR42E1 gene encoding short-chain dehydrogenase/reductase family 42E member 1 isoform X2 produces the protein MDSQKSLKETVLVTGGGGYFGFRLGCALNQKGVRVILFDISSPAHAIPEGIEFIHGDIRHLSDIEKAFQDVDVACVFHIASYGMSGREQLNRNLIEEVNVAGTDNILQACRRRGVPRLVYTSTFNVIFGGQVIRNGDESLPYLPLHLHPDHYSRTKSVAEKKVLEANGTALERSDGVLRTCALRSAGIYGPGEQRHLPRIVSYIEKGLFKFVYGDPKSLVEFVHVDNLVQAHILASVALKADKGHIASGQPYFISDGRPVNNFEFFRPLVEGLGYKFPSIRLPLTLIYYFAFLTETAHFILGQLYNFQPFLTRTEVYKTGVTHYFSLEKAKKELGYEAQPFDLQEAVEWFKAHGHGRSPGRRDSECLVWDGLLVVLLVIAVLAWLPPSVILSV, from the exons ATGGATTCCCAAAAATCTCTGAAGGAAACAGTCCTCGTTACGGGAGGAGGTGGCTATTTTGGCTTCCG CCTAGGCTGTGCTCTGAACCAGAAGGGCGTCCGTGTGATTCTGTTTGACATAAGCAGCCCTGCTCACGCCATTCCAGAAGGAATCGAGTTTATACACGGAGACATCCGCCACCTCTCTGACATTGAGAAAGCCTTCCAGGATGTGGATGTCGCTTGTGTGTTCCATATTGCCTCTTACGGTATGTCAGGGCGCGAGCAACTGAATCGAAACCTGATTGAAGAAGTGAACGTGGCGGGCACAGACAACATCCTCCAGGCTTGCAGGAGGCGAGGGGTGCCAAGGTTAGTTTACACTAGCACCTTCAATGTCATCTTCGGAGGTCAAGTTATCAGAAATGGAGATGAATCTCTGCCTTACCTACCTCTTCACCTCCATCCTGATCACTACTCTCGGACCAAATCTGTTGCAGAGAAGAAGGTGCTGGAGGCCAATGGTACAGCCCTGGAAAGGAGTGATGGGGTCTTGAGAACCTGTGCTCTGAGGTCTGCTGGCATCTATGGGCCTGGAGAACAAAGGCACCTCCCCAGGATAGTAAGCTACATTGAGAAGGGCCTGTTCAAGTTTGTGTACGGAGACCCCAAGAGTCTGGTTGAATTTGTCCATGTGGATAACTTGGTGCAGGCTCACATTCTGGCTTCAGTGGCCCTGAAAGCTGACAAGGGCCACATTGCCTCTGGGCAGCCCTACTTCATCTCAGATGGCAGACCTGTGAACAACTTTGAGTTCTTCCGGCCTTTGGTTGAGGGCCTGGGCTACAAGTTCCCATCCATCCGCCTGCCCTTGACTCTCATCTACTACTTTGCTTTCCTAACCGAGACGGCCCACTTCATTCTGGGTCAACTGTACAACTTCCAGCCCTTCCTCACCCGCACCGAAGTTTACAAAACCGGCGTCACACATTACTTTAGCCTAGAGAAAGCCAAGAAGGAGCTAGGTTATGAGGCTCAGCCATTTGACCTCCAGGAAGCAGTAGAATGGTTTAAAGCCCATGGTCATGGCAGAAGTCCTGGAAGGCGTGACTCTGAGTGTCTTGTTTGGGATGGGCTGTTGGTCGTACTCTTGGTTATAGCGGTTCTTGCATGGCTGCCGCCTTCTGTGATTCTGTCAGTGTGA
- the SDR42E1 gene encoding short-chain dehydrogenase/reductase family 42E member 1 isoform X1 → MQCRLLLVCIVLNQEWTVLPTAQILKWRTTGCALNQKGVRVILFDISSPAHAIPEGIEFIHGDIRHLSDIEKAFQDVDVACVFHIASYGMSGREQLNRNLIEEVNVAGTDNILQACRRRGVPRLVYTSTFNVIFGGQVIRNGDESLPYLPLHLHPDHYSRTKSVAEKKVLEANGTALERSDGVLRTCALRSAGIYGPGEQRHLPRIVSYIEKGLFKFVYGDPKSLVEFVHVDNLVQAHILASVALKADKGHIASGQPYFISDGRPVNNFEFFRPLVEGLGYKFPSIRLPLTLIYYFAFLTETAHFILGQLYNFQPFLTRTEVYKTGVTHYFSLEKAKKELGYEAQPFDLQEAVEWFKAHGHGRSPGRRDSECLVWDGLLVVLLVIAVLAWLPPSVILSV, encoded by the exons ATGCAGTGTAGACTCTTACTTGTTTGTATAGTGTTAAACCAGGAATGGACGGTGCTGCCCACGGCTCAGATACTGAAATGGAGAACTACAG GCTGTGCTCTGAACCAGAAGGGCGTCCGTGTGATTCTGTTTGACATAAGCAGCCCTGCTCACGCCATTCCAGAAGGAATCGAGTTTATACACGGAGACATCCGCCACCTCTCTGACATTGAGAAAGCCTTCCAGGATGTGGATGTCGCTTGTGTGTTCCATATTGCCTCTTACGGTATGTCAGGGCGCGAGCAACTGAATCGAAACCTGATTGAAGAAGTGAACGTGGCGGGCACAGACAACATCCTCCAGGCTTGCAGGAGGCGAGGGGTGCCAAGGTTAGTTTACACTAGCACCTTCAATGTCATCTTCGGAGGTCAAGTTATCAGAAATGGAGATGAATCTCTGCCTTACCTACCTCTTCACCTCCATCCTGATCACTACTCTCGGACCAAATCTGTTGCAGAGAAGAAGGTGCTGGAGGCCAATGGTACAGCCCTGGAAAGGAGTGATGGGGTCTTGAGAACCTGTGCTCTGAGGTCTGCTGGCATCTATGGGCCTGGAGAACAAAGGCACCTCCCCAGGATAGTAAGCTACATTGAGAAGGGCCTGTTCAAGTTTGTGTACGGAGACCCCAAGAGTCTGGTTGAATTTGTCCATGTGGATAACTTGGTGCAGGCTCACATTCTGGCTTCAGTGGCCCTGAAAGCTGACAAGGGCCACATTGCCTCTGGGCAGCCCTACTTCATCTCAGATGGCAGACCTGTGAACAACTTTGAGTTCTTCCGGCCTTTGGTTGAGGGCCTGGGCTACAAGTTCCCATCCATCCGCCTGCCCTTGACTCTCATCTACTACTTTGCTTTCCTAACCGAGACGGCCCACTTCATTCTGGGTCAACTGTACAACTTCCAGCCCTTCCTCACCCGCACCGAAGTTTACAAAACCGGCGTCACACATTACTTTAGCCTAGAGAAAGCCAAGAAGGAGCTAGGTTATGAGGCTCAGCCATTTGACCTCCAGGAAGCAGTAGAATGGTTTAAAGCCCATGGTCATGGCAGAAGTCCTGGAAGGCGTGACTCTGAGTGTCTTGTTTGGGATGGGCTGTTGGTCGTACTCTTGGTTATAGCGGTTCTTGCATGGCTGCCGCCTTCTGTGATTCTGTCAGTGTGA